Proteins encoded together in one Pectinophora gossypiella chromosome 20, ilPecGoss1.1, whole genome shotgun sequence window:
- the LOC126376276 gene encoding malate dehydrogenase, mitochondrial, protein MFSRTLKPVAAVAAQNGAKNFSTSSQRNFKVVVAGASGGIGQPLALLLKQNPLVTKLALYDIAPVTPGVAVDLSHMDTPAKVSGHKGPEELGNAIKGADVVVIPAGVPRKPGMTRDDLFNTNASIVRDLALSIAQNAPKAIVAIITNPVNSMVPIASEVLKKAGVYDPKRVLGVTTLDVVRAAAFIGEINGVDPRSVTIPVIGGHSGVTIIPVLSQSQPGVKLSDQGKIKALTERIQEAGTEVVKAKAGGGSATLSMAYAGARLANSVLRGLKGESNVVECAYIKSDVTEAPYFANPVVLGKNGVEKNLGYGKLNEFEQQLLKAAIPELLKNIKVGEDFAKK, encoded by the exons atgTTCTCCCGTACCTTGAAGCCCGTCGCCGCTGTAGCTGCCCAGAATGGCGCCAAGAACTTCTCTACATCCTCACAG AGGAATTTCAAAGTTGTGGTGGCTGGTGCCTCCGGCGGTATCGGCCAGCCCCTGGCTCTGCTGCTGAAGCAGAACCCGCTGGTGACGAAGCTGGCGCTGTACGACATCGCGCCGGTCACCCCCGGCGTCGCCGTGGACCTGTCCCACATGGACACTCCGGCCAAGGTCAGCGGTCACAAGGGACCTGAAGAACTCGGCAACGCCATCAAAG GAGCCGATGTGGTTGTGATCCCAGCCGGTGTGCCCCGCAAGCCCGGTATGACCCGTGACGACCTGTTCAACACCAACGCCTCCATCGTCCGTGACCTGGCCCTCAGCATCGCCCAGAATGCCCCCAAGGCTATTGTGGCCATCATCACCAACCCTGTCAACTCTATGGTGCCTATTGCCTCTGAAGTCTTGAAGAAG GCCGGAGTATACGACCCGAAGCGCGTGCTCGGCGTCACCACCCTCGACGTGGTCCGCGCAGCAGCATTCATCGGAGAGATCAACGGCGTGGACCCCCGCTCCGTGACCATCCCAGTCATCGGGGGCCACAGCGGAGTCACCATCATCCCCGTGCTGAGCCAGAGCCAGCCCGGAGTCAAGCTCAGCGACCAGGGCAAGATCAAGGCGCTCACTGAGAGGATTCAGGAGGCCGGTACTGAG GTGGTGAAGGCGAAGGCCGGCGGGGGCTCCGCCACGCTGTCCATGGCGTACGCAGGCGCGCGGCTCGCCAACTCCGTGCTCAGGGGGCTCAAG GGCGAATCAAACGTAGTAGAATGCGCGTACATCAAATCCGACGTGACTGAAGCGCCTTACTTCGCGAACCCCGTGGTCCTTGGCAAGAATGGAGTGGAGAAGAACCTTGGATACGGCAAGCTGAACGAATTCGAGCAGCAGTTACTCAAAGCTGCCATCCCCGAGCTGCTGAAGAACATCAAGGTTGGAGAGGACTTCGCTaagaagtaa